The genomic interval cagtattactgtcacagaaaattaaagacacacaatacacggcggcagcccacgaagaacggtcagctcagcaagtaaacatcaacaaaagaaaggctgaaagaaagaaaaatacgaccaacaaaaagaatgaggtcaaagtcccttgccatttaatatagactgttcctactaatgtttatgcactactgttctagcgcccgttattgtaacgggctaaatgactagtgtaaaTAATAATTTGGCTTAGTTTGTAGATGATGCCcagctaggtggattggccaaTAATCTAGAatgtgttgaatcattacagacagACATGGGCAACATACacgcttaggcagatttgtggccgaTGAAATTTAAGGTATGTAAAGTATGACACATGGGATGTAAAAATGTgagatatgaatacacaatgggagatctatAAATTGTAattataccttatgagaaggatttaggagtcataatggacttgACACTaccaacttccagacagtgttcagaagccattgaaAAGAAtggaatcacaaatccaagaatggcaatcactttctgttccctccgatatttggagggatgaaatatcatggagggtgggtgcgtccacttcactccacagcagtgccactcacagtatggcggcgacattgacgtacgattctgctagtcatgaggcgtgtttcagaagcgcgttgtaggtgccttcgtgtattgtttttatccatgcagtctcgcttttggcagcggtggtagtgtgaacgacttgcctgttgcctctggcatctgtgcatatatactgtacaacctggcgtgcacgctgtaCCTCAGGCTTAGTTTACAGGTCATAGCcatatgggctcgtttttgtattactaatcgttgagctctttctttttggagccgtgactcctttgcctctgctgttgcAGAAGAGCGTTGTGGGCGCCAtcgttcattgtgtctatccatacgggctcgtttttgtatttctgttagttcagctctttcattgtggaacCGTGACTTCTTTGCGTCTGGTGTTTTTGAAGCACGTTGTAGGAgtctccgtgtattgtttttatctatgcggtctcgtctttgttgttctgtggctgtgtcgttaggtagacgttgtttactgttaggaatcatacttcaacttacttttaatactgaattaccgtcatgtgatccaaatatgccacactgactcctggcacagtggattagacaagtgtagtttacaggttgtgttgtttgggcgccacctactgactctgggaagccgttgggtttgactctggggcgccgaggcgctgtgcgcatgcgcctcggtgcgtccgccgtctgtgcataaattaaactgtcgtttagtaatatagatagcatgatgtatggagtacaagtccaaggagtttatccttaagctttataatgcactggcgtGGCCTGCATCTGGAATATTGTGTGAAGTTTTGGCCTTCAGAGtacagaaaggacatagcagcacttgaaaaggtccagagaagagcaactaggctgattccaggactacagggaatgtgttatgaggaaagattacaacagctgagccttttcattttaagccaaAGGAAATTAAGAGTTGGCACGATggaagtgtttataattatgaagggaattagcacagtggatcgagactgttactttataaTGAGataaacaagaacacagggacataatTGGAAacctaagggtaaattttgcacaaacgttaggaggtttttcttcacatagagaaccataaGCACATGGAATAacttgccaagtagtgtggtaggcattaggactttagggaccttcaaagttagacttgatgttattttggaagaattaagtggctagagttggtgagctgaatggcctggtctcgtccagattgttctaatgccaAATAAGAATCTCTTTGTGACAAACTCTTCCTTTAAACTTAACCACTTCACAAAGTGTTAGGGTAAACACTGAGGTACAGGAAACAACCTCTGAAGAGGATTTCAGGGTTTATGTTGGCACAACACTCTCATCATTtaggcaatgtgcagaagcaattttaaacttAAGTTATATTGTAACAACtcttgaatataaatcaaaggaCGTTGGGTTTagactatataatatgtatatgcagTAGTGAGATTGCATCTCAAGtatattgtgtacagttttgatctccacactacaaaaaagacagcagCACTTCTCTTACTCAttctccaacccgttatatcctaactacagggtcatggaggtctgctggagccaatcccagccaacacagggcacaaggcaggaaccaataccgggcagggcaccaacccaccgcaggacacaaacacacacactagggacaatttaggatcgccaatccacataacctgcatgtctttggaccatgggaggaaacctgagcacccggaggaaacccacacagacatggggagaacatgcaaactccatgcagggaggacccgggaagcgaacccgggtctccttactgcgaggcatcagcgctaccactgcgccaccatgccaccctcctaCACAATCACACTCTGAGAATTAAACATATTTAGGTCTCAAGCAGAGGAGCCTGCCAGTGCTTTCAACCtgcaaaatcaaactattttgaAAACACTCTCAGAGCCAGAGACTTTTGAAACACCAGCATTTTGTTTCAGTCTAGACAGGCAAAAACAAAGATTTCTGAAAACACACAGactccttctctctctcgttggtttgtgtttattatgtGGCTTTTAACTGATTGGATCCTGCACATTATAATTTCTCATTCCCTGAATGGACACACACCATGGGGGAAACATTGAGACATATTCAgaaaagaagagttgctttccatcgccactgttgcttacctgtatgcacctaaattgcattttgtgcaatttttagaaatcaGGATCAAGCAACTACTCACACTGCCCTAGAGAGTCGTCAGTCAGCTATGTGCTCAGACTACATGACCACATTTGGTTGGATTGACATATCACAACATGGCTGCTCAGACTATACATGTACGATGCACACTTGCTGCACAATGAATTTCGCAAAATTTGATGGCGATAACAGAAAATCAACTGTATAGACTCTTCACTGTACAAGAcagtgaaatgaaatttatgacaTGACAAAAATTCTTCTGATCATGTGATAGCCCAATCATGACGGGGAATCACAATCCTTCTCATACTGCATGCGAAATGGCAGCCGATGAAGCTGAAATTCTAGCCGATTCATAACATCATTCGGAGAATGCAAAGCAGGCTTAAGATCGTGCCAAAACAGCAAAGTGTGTGCCCAGTTGAAGACGTCTATGTTACAcccatgcccagtgtaggtggaTGATTAGTCAAATGCACTTTCAGTCATTTTAGTATGGATggaaatacttttgtaaatgatatgaaaatgcCAGTGTTGATGAAGATTGTTTTCATCACTTAATTTTGTTTCAGTTATCAGTTTTTTGTTGAGTGGCATAATGCACATCGGTGCAGCCTTACAGCTCTAGGGACCTTGATTTAGTTCCTGACCACTGCTCCAGATACTAAGGAGTCTCTCCTTTCCTTATTTTTGTCCTCCCACCTAACAAATTGAATGAGTAAGACCTTTTATGAACATCCATCCCATTTGGGGTTGATTTCTGCACTGTTTTCCATCCTGTTGGGGTAAGCAGGATCTTGTAAGATGGAGACTGTTCTTCTTCACCTGACTTTTTCCTCACCAGGATCATGGAGGCCTATCCTAATTAGTTATGACAGAGCTAAACGTTTGATGCCTAGTATGGTGACACTCTGGGGTGCCGAGTTATAATGTAGCCAAAAATCTTAACACACTAACTTTAAACCAAACAAATATGAGGAGGCTGTGCAAACTCCAAGAAGACAGTCCAAGCAGTGTGAACTGGAGTCACTGACCACTTCTTCACTTGATGACAACTAAAAGGAAAGACAATCAAACTCAGTTACAGGAGGCTTGTTAGCTTGGTTCACTTCTTCTTGCTAATGCCAACATTCTTGACATTGTTTGTGTTGCTTCACCTGATGTTTTCATCAAATGGCCTTACAAACAGTCTACTGGAGTAAAAGGAGATATCCAATATTGTGTTACAAGTAAATATCCAAAATGTGTCAAGGGTATTCTTGCTTGAGCTCTTTGTATTGAATTTCTGTTTGATAACCTTTTGATCATGCTGCCAAAGAGTAGGAATGTGCTGCATATTGGTTGGacagtatgattttgagttgctgcaatgaaattttggtaaaatggactagcctgtcgcatcattttttcacttttattttcagggtgtctttaaaTTCCACCCTCTGTaggttaataattttcatttctgtcaaacgatgtggcatcctttcgttcctaacacttATCACAGCCCGTATCAGTATAGATaaccagcatgatttttttccccccattgagatctgatgtgtatTCAAAGTgttcctgtaattttttttttgcgcagTTTACATATCGATCTGAGCAGAAGAGGTGGGCTGcaagtgccctcactgggaggCTTCACAGAGCTACAGAGGAGAAAAGAGACAATCTCATTAGCGGTGGCTCCCCCTCTTGCCCCTGTAGAATATTGCATTCCTTGTCCGAGCCAGGAAGGTGATCCTTGGGCACTCTTGTGTGATAGTTTAAATTATGGCTCAAGGTGATGAGCAACAATGGAGCACAAGGACAGTCCTGTACCTTTGCTCTTCACTCTTGTACACTTCTGACTAAAGATCTAGCACTATATCCAACTGAAATAACTGCATTGTGCTGGGGATGACAATAGGCTCCCTGGCAGTCATATAGCTACATGACCTAAAGCAGATCCCAGTTTACTCACCCAgatcattttatttttgccatgGTTACAATACTCGAGATGATCAAATGAAAAGACTGCACTGTGTTATATCAGCAGAACCTCACCTACAAAATCAATTTCCATTTTAAGGAAGAGCATCTGTGATGGCAGTAAGCACAGGGGTTCACTGCTCCAGACTGCTGCTTATGTGACGTTTGCACATTCTTTGttgatctcaaagacatgcaggcaaaTTGGCAACTCTAGAAGAGATGGACATGACTGGCAATAGTCTGGCACCCCATTCAAGACCATTTCATGCTGCCAGGGAGGCACGAAACTTGTCAAGTGGATACAGTTAAGAGGCCAACTGCTCTTTTTCTTATATACCACTGACCATGTGGTGCACATTCTAAATTAAATTTTTCCCCATTGTAGCAAGGTTCCAGATTCTGCTTTGCAAAATTAACACTCGATTGCTTCATTTCCACAACTAAACTTATGCACTTTAGACTTGATTCAAAATCTGTACCCTCCCAGGCTTAAAATTTAGGAGCTTTAATCACTTTTAAACAGAGACCTTGTTGCTGATCAACAACGGTAAACATTGCCGCTTCTCACCACCAGGTCCCAGTTCAGTTCCTGGAGTTTGCATAAATCCTCACTCACCTTAATTTCCCCTCACCATTCTCATAGGTCTACTTCTGTGCCTACTGTTGGTGGATTCCCATCCACACCAGGCTTTTGCTTCACCTTCAGTTCAGATGAATGTGCACCTCCCTGCAATGTGATGGACTAAGCCACTGCTACAAAATTATATTGTCTTTATTTGGATGAAAATTACACACAGATCCCCCTCACCCACCATGTCATTTCTACTCGAGTCACTACAGAGGAGGAAAAAACACCTTTCAGAACCAAGCTGTCCACTTTGCATTTACACAAAATGTTACTCCTAGGCTAAAACCCAGCAATTTTGTTAGAAAAAGTGCCAAGCATTTTGCAGCCATGTGCACTATATTTAGGGAAATTGAATTATTTAACCAGTTTAAATGTTAACAAGTCAAACACAAATTTTGGTGTACTCAAGGCAGTATACCCACAGCTGACAAAGTACCTTGGAGTTTACACACAAACCGAACATGTAAAAATCATACAGGCAGCAAACCAGCCAAGGACTGTGGCATATGGACAgttggttgggagcatgtgccaATTTTACAGGGCATACAAAAACGAAACATTACCAAGACAGGTTTTTAGTGAGAAGTTCAGGGCAAATAAGAACAGCCAACTaggattacagaaaatgtataatttattcaGCAACACCACAAGGTAGaatacacattacaaaataaaggGTGGGGTAAGAAAGACCGATTTcactttaaaaagttttataaGCTAGCCCATAGTACACACTGGAAAAGGGTTGAAGAATGTTCATCTTGTTCTTCCTGGTGGCTTAATAGCATAAATCAAGTTTAGCTAAAGGACAGCATGTGTTAAGTAGACACTTGACTACACAACTCCCAAATCCTTTTGACAGTTAAATATTTTACTGCAGTCAGATGATACACACAAGCCACCCaagtttacaaaaagaaaaaccagttacacatgcaaaacaaaacCCACACACCAGACTGCATAGGTTGAGGTTTCCACAATAAAAAGCattacttcatttaaaaaaaaaaaaaaaaaattcggtTGGAAAAACGTTAGTAAAAACTGGTAGTTTGGTCAAATGCAAGACCTGGAAGAAATTGAGGTCAACATTGTTAGGGCTTTAGTTAAAAATAAAGTtgtctttaaaatatatacatagtcCTTTTTCGGAAGTCCGCATTCTTCCTCAGCCCCAAAGCATGGCAACTTTACAGTTCACAATGGACTTCATATACTTAATATAAGCAACGGTTGAATTTCAGCACTTTTATCAATGTAGAGGCTCTTAGAAGAGCCGTTGGGTATAAGCATAACGAACAAGGCTTTACTTCTTCTTACCAGCACTTTTTTTCACGGTCTTAGGTTTGGTCACTTTAGATTTCGTGGTCTTGGCTTTCTTAGCAGTCTTCGCTGGCTTTTTCGGCTTTGCTGCAGCTGGTTTAGCCTTCTTAGGGCTCTTCGTAGCTTTCTTAGCAGCTGCAGGCTTCTTTGCTTTCTTGGGCGACTTTTTAACAGCCACGGGTTTCTTTGCTGCGGCCTTTTTCGGCTTCTTCGCTGCTGGCTTTTTTGCCACTGGCTTCTTAGTTTTAGGAGAAGTCTTCTTTTTGGCAGTTTTCTCTTTAGCCTCAGTCCGTTTCTTGTTAATCTTGAAAGAGCCAGAGGCACCAGTACCCTTAGTCTGCACCAACGTACCTTTGCCCACTAAGCTCTTCACAGCAAGCTTCACTCTAGAGTTGTTCTTTTCGACATCGTAGCCACCCGCAGCTAATGCCTTTTTCAGCCCGGCAAGAGAAAGCCCACTGCGCTCATTAGAGGCAGACACAGCTTTTATAATCTGATCTGACACGCTAGGACCACTCTTTTTAGGTTTGGCCGACGACTTCTTTTTCGGTGCTTTGTTTGGCGCAGCAGCAGGCGCGGTTGCAGGAGCAGGAGCAACTTCAGCCattctgcaaataaaaaaaattaacagaagaaACAAGCAcgtaataaaatcaaaacacacaaacaagAACTCTGCTAAATCAGCAGTGAGTCGAGTGCGGTGGGGGCTGGAGTTTATACGGTACATGAGAACCTTATAGACTCAATCAGTCTCTCTGTCTCTTACTGGCTCGGGAAATCTGTTTCTCTTGTGTTTTCTCCTTTTAAAAAACTATAGtttttcattcaaaataaaaacctggaaacaaaacaaatccaataTTCCGATAGAAAACCCTTGTGTTTTTATGAATTCTGAGAGATTTTCTTGTTTACGTTAAAGATTTGTTAATGATAAATACAAAACCACACAAAGACCTGCTGAAATGCCACAGATTTTTCAGCTCTTCGttgatactttttaaaataaaattatgaaacttgATTTTATTGTGGTTTTATTTATATCTACTTAAGGTGGGGAATGTAAGGATTAACTTTTGtggcattttgaaaaaaatgtttcaaaaccgATGAAGTTATAAAGCTTTATGTTAGGTGAAGTTAACACAACTGAGAGCAGAACACGAGCTCTTATCTGTTAGTATAGAGTGAATTTATATTATTAGGAAACTAAAATATTAGCTAAATCAGTATTTAATTTACGTTATAACCTCGTACTATTATTTGTACTTTAACAATTATAGTCacatatgtaaaaaattaaacattttgggGGTATTTGTAGTAAATGCTACAGTCAGCCTACGTTGTCCGACATTGTCCCAGCCAACTCCcaaggtaaaacaaaaaaattaaatatatcttGGATCAAAATTGAAAAACTACGTCTTTTATAAatctatattttaaatatgtatttatatttatacatatttattaaaatatataaatgagttTTGAATCACCGTGACAATTTAAGTAAAACGGGATGTTAACAGCATTTAATGGGGCGTTGTGACGGGAGGGTGCGATGCACTTTGATTAGCACGGTAACTAGACGACTATTACATAAAGCTATTTACTACAATTTTGACTTCTTTTTATTATGGTGATGATCTTCAAATATGATCTAGGTACAAACACATGGTTATTAAAATAGCTCAGAGAttctttataaaatttatttGTAAGTTAACATTAGGTGTGAATATCCACGTCTTTTTTGTATGTGCATTCCTCATTTGGCATGTAACGTAAGTAATTCTGCTATCTTTCACATAAGGATAATCTAACATAAAGATAATCTAATTACTATGtgcaaattcaaaataatttaatctaaaaaaaaaaactttaaataacatGGTGTCGTTTGAAAAGGGTGCATTAACAGAAACGTCAAGGAAATTGCCTGCTctatttaatcattaaaaatgaatgttgttCTTAATAAAAGATTCACCAAAGGTAATGCTGAAAATATAACTTAATGTGCAGAAGTATTGTTTTATATTGCgttttatatttgcatatatcgTATAACTAACCTTGACAAGtaatggaaggaaaaaagaaaaaaaaagctttttgtcTATAGGTTACGCTAGAAATTAACAGAAAACCAAACCGTTTGTAAAAAGAGGAAAGTATTATAATTCCGGGTTTTACTTGTCTTACTGGGAATACTCCTTTAACTGTTAGCTTAATTATGCCGTGAACTCGCATTGTACATATGAAGCTCTTTCCTCATTCCATTCCTAAGAcattcgaaaaaaaaaaaaattacttccgataataaatgaaacatttttgcgCAGTTTAAGGTTGATGTGTTGTTTGTCACATTGGCAACATGCCATTGGGAGGCGTACAGAGTACTTTAATAACCGTATGTGTATTTCACTTAGGTCCGCTCTTTAACTATAAGAAAGGCTCCCGAGCCCGTAAATTTTTGTTTGCTGGTTTAGTATTGCGGCGggtgtgtgttttctttaaagCTTTTTAGAAGTTTTATAAGATGTCTGGACGAGGTAAAGGTGGTAAGGGTTTGGGAAAAGGAGGTGCAAAGCGTCATCGGAAAGTCCTTCGAGATAACATTCAAGGCATCACCAAACCAGCAATTCGTCGTTTGGCTCGTCGAGGTGGTGTGAAGCGTATATCTGGCTTGATTTACGAAGAAACCCGTGGGGTGTTAAAAGTGTTTCTGGAAAATGTTATACGGGATGCTGTCACCTACACGGAACACGCAAAGCGAAAAACAGTTACCGCAATGGATGTTGTCTATGCGCTAAAGAGACAGGGACGAACACTGTATGGCTTCGGAGGATAAAGTTCAAAAACGACATAACTAAACCCAAAGGCCCTTTTAAGGGCCGCCCACTCGGTCATAAAAGAGCTAATCCTTTTAAGTGAACTAATATTGTGTATTAACCATCCTTGGTAAGAGGTACTGGTTGGGTTTAGCTATAGTAATTCCTTTATGTAACTAAAGTGGAAAAATCTGGATTTTGAATTAATAGATATTTGCTTTTGTCGAAGCGGCTACGGGTTAAAGACCATTGGTTACATTCAAAGTTTCAACGTCACAAACGTTGACCAATTAAATGCGAGTTCTCTTGTCGACCATAATTTGCATACAGTCCATATTAAAACTCATTGCAGCTGTAGAAGTGTGAAGGTGTCTGCCCTGGAAAAGGAGCAGTTACTAAGTGAAAACTAAAGGCGGAAAAAAGTGGTCAAGTAGTGCCTTTTATGTATACTAGACTAAAGTACATCGATAGACATTTCTTCCAAAGCATTTGGTATAAAATTCATGTCAACGGTTTTTGAAAGATTAACAACCGATCGACTTGTCTAGAGCAGTACAGACTGCAGTAGGTCTCGTTACCAGGGGATCTGGTCAGACACTAAAGCTATCCCATATGAAAAACAATTCAAAGGAAGGCTTTCAAGAAGCTACCCAACAGTTCTGCTTTGCGTGAACAGTGCTTTGTTTTGTAGTCCGACAAGCCTCTCGGCACGGAAGAACGAGACAGGCAACAAAGTTCATTGGTTGAAATTGCGCGAGCGGATTAAACACTCCTACCGCTGGGTGACGATTGGCATATTTAAATTTGGCGGGGCAGGTGACATTGACTACCACTAATGGCGCggttattttaaatttaagtcCTGCTCGCCGTTTGTGCTAGCTGCGTCGGCATGAAATACATTTACATTGAAGCATAGATAGCAAAGGTACTTTACAGAGGATTACAGGAACAGGATTGCATCACCTGAGTAAACGTACGTCCTATACTTGGAAAATCACGTGATTTTTCAaaggtgacattttttttaatgggttACATTCAACCCATAAGAGCCAGTAAGATTAATCTCCCCATTAAAATTAAATCGGCAAGAACCTGTAACATTGCGAAGAGCAGCGTTCAGTCACATTATACAAAATACTCAACCTGTATCTTTAATTCAAAGTAGTTTTggacaaatttaacaaatgcacaaaaatatacaaacttaATACAGTTTAATACAAAATGGATTTTACTCATTTCGAAAAATGGGTGGCTCTGAGAAGAGCCTTTGTTTATAGAATTAATGCAGTCACTTATTTACTCTTAGCAGGCTTCTCGGTCTTCTTGGGTAGGAGTACAGCTTGGATGTTAGGTAGTACACCACCTTGAGCAATGGTCACACCGCCCAACAGTTTGTTCAGTTCCTCATCGTTTCGAACAGCGAGCTGCAGGTGACGAGGAATAATGCGAGTCTTCTTATTGTCGCGGGCGGC from Erpetoichthys calabaricus chromosome 9, fErpCal1.3, whole genome shotgun sequence carries:
- the LOC114657983 gene encoding histone H1-like; translation: MAEVAPAPATAPAAAPNKAPKKKSSAKPKKSGPSVSDQIIKAVSASNERSGLSLAGLKKALAAGGYDVEKNNSRVKLAVKSLVGKGTLVQTKGTGASGSFKINKKRTEAKEKTAKKKTSPKTKKPVAKKPAAKKPKKAAAKKPVAVKKSPKKAKKPAAAKKATKSPKKAKPAAAKPKKPAKTAKKAKTTKSKVTKPKTVKKSAGKKK
- the LOC114657191 gene encoding histone H4; the protein is MSGRGKGGKGLGKGGAKRHRKVLRDNIQGITKPAIRRLARRGGVKRISGLIYEETRGVLKVFLENVIRDAVTYTEHAKRKTVTAMDVVYALKRQGRTLYGFGG